The Desulfuromonas sp. genome includes a window with the following:
- a CDS encoding YkgJ family cysteine cluster protein, with protein sequence MTALTDCVKKLFKREEAHCLGCGDCCREFSWHLHASDADIERWQRLGRDDLLARVNRLGWIWVDPETKERLPLCPFLVETASGQAHCGIHEIKPDICRAYPTLAHNRCCMKGIFIH encoded by the coding sequence ATGACCGCCTTGACTGACTGTGTGAAAAAGCTGTTCAAGAGGGAGGAGGCACACTGCCTCGGCTGCGGCGACTGCTGCAGGGAATTCAGCTGGCACCTGCACGCCTCGGACGCTGACATCGAGCGCTGGCAGCGCCTCGGGCGAGACGACCTGCTGGCCCGGGTCAACCGGCTCGGCTGGATCTGGGTCGACCCGGAGACGAAGGAGCGCCTCCCCCTCTGCCCCTTCCTGGTGGAGACGGCGTCGGGCCAGGCCCACTGCGGCATCCACGAGATCAAGCCCGACATCTGCCGCGCCTACCCCACCCTGGCGCACAACCGCTGCTGCATGAAAGGGATCTTTATTCACTAG
- a CDS encoding DUF1456 family protein, protein MTNNDILRRIRYVFDLDDSKMIALFGLADLQVTREQISDWLKKDDDPAYQKCNDRIFATFLNGFITDRRGKKEGPQPVPEKSLNNNIIFRKLKVALNLKDEDILEIMGLAQFRLGKHELSAFFRNPNNKNYRTCKDQILRNFLKGMQVKYRDQVQADQV, encoded by the coding sequence GTGACCAATAACGATATTTTGCGCCGCATCCGCTATGTGTTCGATTTGGACGATTCGAAAATGATCGCCCTGTTCGGCCTGGCCGACCTTCAGGTGACGCGGGAACAGATCAGCGATTGGTTGAAAAAAGACGATGATCCCGCGTATCAGAAATGCAACGATCGGATATTCGCAACCTTTCTGAATGGTTTCATTACCGACAGGCGAGGCAAAAAAGAAGGGCCGCAGCCGGTCCCGGAAAAAAGCCTGAACAACAACATCATTTTCAGGAAATTGAAGGTCGCCTTGAACCTGAAGGATGAAGACATCCTGGAGATTATGGGCCTGGCGCAATTTCGCCTGGGCAAGCACGAACTCAGCGCATTTTTTCGGAATCCGAACAACAAGAATTACCGAACCTGTAAGGACCAGATCCTGCGAAATTTTTTAAAAGGAATGCAGGTTAAATATCGCGATCAAGTACAGGCCGATCAGGTTTGA
- a CDS encoding 3'-5' exonuclease, with product MMAEMGQGGTSGGCDGAEVVVLDFETSGVSPLSGDRAIEIGAVVLRGGEIVERYQSLMNPGIRISSFIENYTGITNAMVQGAPPAAQVMEAFHHFIGDRPLVAHNASFDSRFLDAELDRIRRRRRQDFACSMLAARRVYPEAPNHKLATLVRHKGLPTDGSFHRALADAEMTGHLWLRMEEDLRRAYGFRHVPFDLMRSLAAVKKVRVPAFLKERAEEQGAP from the coding sequence ATGATGGCGGAAATGGGGCAGGGAGGGACATCGGGCGGGTGCGACGGGGCGGAGGTCGTGGTCCTCGATTTCGAGACGAGCGGGGTTTCGCCCCTTTCGGGGGACCGCGCCATCGAGATCGGCGCCGTGGTGCTGCGCGGGGGGGAGATCGTCGAGCGCTACCAGAGCCTGATGAACCCGGGCATCCGGATCAGCTCTTTCATCGAGAACTACACCGGCATCACCAACGCCATGGTGCAGGGAGCCCCGCCGGCGGCCCAGGTCATGGAGGCGTTCCACCACTTCATCGGCGACCGTCCCCTGGTGGCCCACAACGCCTCTTTCGACAGCCGGTTTCTCGACGCCGAGCTGGACCGGATCCGCAGGCGCCGGCGGCAGGATTTCGCCTGCTCCATGCTGGCCGCCCGCCGGGTCTACCCCGAGGCCCCCAACCACAAGCTGGCGACCCTGGTCCGCCACAAGGGGCTGCCGACCGACGGCAGTTTTCACCGCGCCCTGGCCGATGCGGAGATGACCGGCCACCTGTGGTTGAGGATGGAAGAGGACCTGAGGCGCGCCTACGGCTTCCGCCACGTTCCCTTCGACCTGATGCGCTCCCTGGCGGCGGTCAAGAAGGTCAGGGTTCCGGCCTTCCTGAAAGAGCGGGCCGAAGAGCAGGGCGCTCCGTAG
- a CDS encoding GreA/GreB family elongation factor: MNKERILQHIVKKLSGDLDLLLQAAKTAHQASTHEENVPDNKYATLALEASYIAQAQANRAQEIRCALEAYRKLPLLDFPDDAPIRLSALVTLEDGDGNRKTLFIGPQSGGLKVEKGGGEIVVITPDSPVGRELLGKEAGDVVEMRSGASKREWEIVEVR; the protein is encoded by the coding sequence GTGAACAAGGAACGCATTCTCCAACATATCGTCAAGAAACTCTCCGGGGATCTGGATCTTCTGCTGCAGGCGGCGAAGACGGCCCACCAGGCCTCCACCCATGAGGAGAACGTCCCCGACAACAAGTACGCCACCCTCGCCCTGGAGGCCTCCTACATCGCCCAGGCCCAGGCGAACCGGGCCCAGGAGATCCGCTGCGCCCTGGAGGCCTACCGCAAGCTCCCGCTGCTCGATTTCCCCGATGACGCCCCCATCCGTCTTTCCGCCCTGGTCACCCTGGAGGACGGGGACGGCAACCGGAAGACGCTCTTCATCGGTCCCCAGTCCGGCGGCCTGAAGGTCGAAAAGGGCGGCGGCGAGATCGTCGTCATCACCCCCGACTCCCCCGTCGGACGGGAGCTGCTCGGCAAGGAGGCGGGGGACGTCGTGGAGATGCGGAGCGGCGCTTCGAAGCGGGAGTGGGAGATCGTCGAGGTTCGTTGA
- a CDS encoding lytic murein transglycosylase — protein MKSVGLLVLMITGVCWLFAAAAPAKDREETFAAWLEDLRAEALAADISPKTIDAALATVEAPLPRVIEKDKKQPEKTQSLQDYVSARVNEERIAEGRKMLSRYPTWLGRVERKYGVQRRFLVALWGIETTYGKYSGRHPVIQALATLAYEGRRGPYFRRELLDALRILDEGHIPLEEMKGSWAGAMGQCQFMPSSFRNYAVDGDGDGHIDIWNSVPDVLASAANYLKRARWKDDQTWGRPVRLPKNQDLSNLAGLATRLPLSRWQKLGVRRSNGGALPRRDLEASLILPDGADGTAYLVYDNFRSLRRWNKSNAFAVTVGTLADRIATPR, from the coding sequence ATGAAGTCTGTCGGCCTGCTGGTACTGATGATCACAGGCGTTTGCTGGCTGTTCGCGGCGGCCGCCCCGGCGAAGGACCGGGAAGAGACGTTCGCCGCCTGGCTGGAGGACCTCCGCGCCGAGGCGCTCGCCGCCGATATCTCGCCCAAGACCATCGATGCGGCCCTGGCCACCGTCGAGGCGCCCCTGCCGCGGGTGATCGAGAAGGACAAAAAGCAGCCGGAGAAGACCCAGTCGCTGCAGGACTACGTTTCGGCCCGGGTCAACGAAGAGCGCATTGCCGAGGGACGCAAGATGCTCAGTCGCTATCCGACCTGGCTGGGCCGGGTCGAGCGGAAGTACGGCGTGCAGAGGCGCTTCCTCGTGGCCCTTTGGGGCATCGAAACCACCTACGGCAAGTACTCCGGGCGCCACCCGGTCATCCAGGCGCTGGCGACCCTGGCCTACGAAGGGCGCCGCGGCCCCTACTTCCGCCGGGAACTGCTAGACGCCCTGCGCATCCTCGATGAAGGGCACATCCCCCTGGAGGAGATGAAAGGCTCCTGGGCCGGGGCCATGGGGCAGTGCCAGTTCATGCCCTCCTCCTTTCGGAACTACGCGGTCGACGGCGACGGCGACGGCCACATCGACATCTGGAACTCGGTCCCCGACGTGCTGGCCTCGGCCGCCAACTACCTGAAACGCGCCCGCTGGAAGGACGACCAGACCTGGGGGCGGCCGGTGAGGCTGCCGAAGAATCAAGACCTTAGCAACCTGGCCGGGCTGGCAACCCGCCTCCCCCTGTCGCGCTGGCAGAAACTCGGGGTGAGACGCAGCAACGGAGGAGCCCTGCCCCGGCGCGACCTCGAGGCCTCGCTGATCCTGCCCGACGGCGCGGACGGGACGGCCTACCTGGTTTATGACAATTTCCGGTCGCTGCGCAGATGGAACAAGTCCAACGCCTTTGCCGTCACGGTCGGGACCCTGGCCGACCGGATTGCCACGCCGAGGTAA
- a CDS encoding VOC family protein encodes MKPRISMITLGVRDLATSVKFYEEGLGFPRMESPPTVAFFTLNGTWLGLYGREALAEDATVSADGHGFESFTLAHNVSSEAGVDEVMRQAIEAGATLVKKPQKVFWGGYSGYFKDPDGHLWEVAHNPFFWVGPRDESV; translated from the coding sequence ATGAAACCTCGCATCAGCATGATTACCCTCGGTGTTCGGGACCTTGCGACCTCCGTGAAATTCTACGAAGAGGGCCTAGGCTTTCCTCGAATGGAATCTCCCCCGACAGTGGCCTTCTTCACCCTGAACGGAACCTGGCTGGGGTTGTATGGCCGCGAGGCGCTGGCTGAGGATGCGACGGTCTCGGCGGACGGTCATGGGTTCGAGTCGTTTACCCTTGCCCACAACGTCTCGTCGGAGGCGGGGGTGGACGAGGTCATGCGCCAGGCCATCGAGGCTGGCGCAACCCTGGTGAAAAAACCGCAGAAGGTGTTTTGGGGCGGCTACAGCGGCTACTTCAAAGACCCGGACGGCCACCTGTGGGAGGTCGCCCATAACCCTTTCTTCTGGGTCGGGCCGCGCGACGAGAGCGTATAA
- a CDS encoding serine/threonine protein kinase: protein MTETSHPFEILTPGFIMDAVESQGYVCDCRTLALNSYENRVYQVGIEDGPPLIAKFYRPARWSDAQIAEEHRFCHELVGCELPVVAPLANDAGETVFHYRGFRFALYPRQGGHAPEFDNLDNLLILGRTLGRLHAVGAVRPFEHRPRLDSVTFGHDSVALIGERFIPPEYKASYDALSADLLRAVDEAMDGADGMRYLRTHGDCHAGNILWCDGAPHLVDLDDARMAPAVQDIWMMLSGDRPRQTAQLSEILEGYGEFFDFDPRELRLIEALRTLRMLHYAAWLARRWDDPAFPRHFPWFNTVRYWGEHILHLREQLAALNEPPLQAL from the coding sequence ATGACCGAGACCTCCCATCCTTTCGAAATTCTGACCCCCGGCTTCATCATGGATGCCGTTGAAAGCCAGGGGTACGTCTGCGACTGCCGCACCCTCGCCCTGAACAGCTACGAGAACCGGGTCTACCAGGTCGGCATCGAGGACGGCCCGCCGCTCATCGCCAAGTTTTACCGACCGGCGCGCTGGAGCGACGCGCAGATCGCCGAGGAGCACCGCTTCTGCCATGAGCTGGTCGGCTGCGAGCTGCCGGTCGTCGCTCCCCTGGCCAACGACGCGGGGGAGACCGTGTTCCACTACCGCGGCTTCCGCTTCGCCCTCTACCCCCGCCAGGGCGGGCACGCCCCCGAGTTCGACAACCTCGACAACCTGCTCATCCTGGGACGGACCCTCGGCCGGCTCCACGCGGTCGGCGCCGTCCGCCCCTTCGAGCACCGCCCGCGCCTGGACAGCGTCACTTTCGGCCACGATAGCGTGGCCCTGATCGGCGAGCGGTTCATCCCGCCCGAGTACAAGGCGAGCTACGACGCCCTCAGCGCCGACCTGCTGCGGGCCGTCGACGAGGCCATGGACGGGGCCGACGGGATGCGCTATCTCCGCACCCACGGCGACTGCCACGCGGGCAATATCCTTTGGTGCGACGGCGCCCCCCACCTCGTCGACCTGGACGACGCGCGGATGGCCCCGGCGGTGCAGGACATCTGGATGATGCTTTCGGGGGATCGGCCCCGCCAGACCGCCCAGCTCTCGGAAATCCTCGAGGGTTACGGCGAGTTCTTCGACTTCGATCCCCGGGAGCTGCGCCTGATTGAGGCCCTGCGCACCCTGCGCATGCTCCACTACGCCGCCTGGCTGGCCCGGCGCTGGGACGACCCGGCCTTTCCCCGGCACTTCCCCTGGTTCAACACGGTCCGCTACTGGGGCGAGCACATCCTGCACCTGCGCGAGCAGCTCGCGGCCCTCAACGAGCCGCCCCTGCAGGCGCTCTAG
- a CDS encoding MarR family transcriptional regulator: MSDPSEQKSEQSESGPEKGLSSDRSQKIKVLPGPGNTPQVPKGSYELRVLQSLRRIIRAVEIHSKKLAQNHKITGPQLGCLSAVHDSGPLTTTKLAQAVYLSPSTIVGIIDRLEEKGLVIRQRDSKDRRQVQICLTENGERLVKSTPSSLQDTLADALKCLPELEQVSITLALEKVVDLMEARKIEASPVLETGPLTSPFPPGSTPAAKS; the protein is encoded by the coding sequence ATGAGCGACCCCTCAGAGCAAAAAAGCGAACAATCCGAATCGGGGCCCGAGAAGGGCCTTTCCAGTGATCGCTCACAAAAAATCAAAGTCCTGCCGGGGCCCGGGAACACCCCGCAGGTCCCCAAGGGCAGCTATGAACTGCGGGTTCTTCAATCTCTTCGCAGAATCATTCGGGCGGTAGAGATCCATTCCAAAAAACTGGCCCAGAACCACAAAATCACCGGTCCCCAGCTGGGTTGCCTCTCGGCCGTCCATGATAGCGGCCCGCTGACGACCACCAAACTCGCCCAGGCGGTTTATCTGAGCCCCAGCACCATCGTGGGTATCATCGATCGCCTCGAGGAAAAGGGGCTGGTGATCCGCCAGCGAGACAGCAAGGACCGACGCCAGGTCCAGATCTGTCTGACCGAAAACGGAGAGCGGTTGGTGAAAAGTACGCCGTCCTCCCTTCAGGATACTCTCGCGGATGCGCTGAAATGCCTCCCCGAACTGGAACAGGTTTCCATCACATTGGCCCTGGAAAAGGTCGTCGACCTCATGGAGGCCCGCAAGATTGAAGCCTCCCCGGTCCTCGAAACCGGCCCCCTCACATCTCCTTTCCCCCCGGGTTC